The following are encoded in a window of Podospora pseudoanserina strain CBS 124.78 chromosome 6, whole genome shotgun sequence genomic DNA:
- a CDS encoding hypothetical protein (EggNog:ENOG503P0MX) — MGWLFRRKSRWKRAHQNASDIEQFRGRAESALPPRTQTFPDAMISAFPSMSERQGIKKQRIEPKKLQRRARTYSFSPGRDDSIQVGRSKSSKNKRAAGASLPAASRVANYGNGEQLDVGLGAAEEEILRRVPTLHNKRDGDHLPRKKSSKKQKREVDHQREAEIRAMSNLIPVRPAAEDWMAGRPMKKESRRIKSGMGIVRGSDWEKRNRSSEISLPAPGSIDSALSSDSDFMSFRVSALEALAPRPTIRCTTHPRLAGDGTGLARKPSQRQNDNRKSPANIPEATLKAHKRVANLADDLSASDLRELMERDQRRRERKRQLEQEKIEARLARRAEKQRAAEAAAQAQGRDSPPNLERGVLGREIPDLGANATSAVVTSTRIRDSQDQLQEAQAKPLSTDCGDIAIDEPRVPPLSAFHRVDSIPLQTPELPQAPKEKPLPPLASPRSRSSFLHAKLRRSKSPLGSETRTENTESLKKGSETSGSKGPLSWASFFRWGKNRRHSAGPSSFSNTSRDSMQTSQIPTPPPNFIPRRVSSGVPKRTMSRFREDLPESPMSPPDSRIQSPEVDVIPPIAETSPDLPQPDEDPDQLPTPPAERYDTPMTDPRSFEDMRNTPSTVNHPDEPAGVSPEPQAMSLASIDSEASWFSGGALAKKRKSSSVLKRGSHAQLQRYTPESDSGRLQENDHANEDMEITEDDYLARLTPLQSERPGWNRKSTGEARPSSDWEEEAHWGSVGQQPTLVHSHTVGRMKSREGLLNNFGEDTASTHEAEVLGAESPVDEGNGLQRATSINLGKGHARHISAGSARLLSITPRSSVDGRRTSLTLKRMSS; from the coding sequence ATGGGGTGGCTATTTCGGCGGAAGAGCCGCTGGAAGCGAGCCCATCAGAACGCATCCGATATCGAACAGTTCCGTGGCCGAGCCGAATCCGCATTACCACCACGAACTCAGACATTCCCAGATGCCATGATATCAGCGTTCCCCTCCATGTCAGAGCGCCAGGGAATCAAGAAGCAGCGAATCGAGCCTAAGAAGCTCCAACGGCGAGCACGAACCTACAGTTTCTCGCCTGGCCGTGATGACTCCATCCAGGTGGGCCGCTCCAAGAGCTCCAAGAACAAACGGGCAGCAGGCGCATCCTTGCCCGCTGCTTCAAGAGTGGCAAATTATGGCAACGGGGAACAGCTCGATGTCGGGTTAggagctgctgaggaggaaatTTTACGGCGTGTTCCCACGCTTCACAACAAGCGCGATGGCGATCATTTACCGCGGAAAAAGTCGAGCAAGAAGCAGAAAAGAGAGGTTGACCATCAGCGTGAGGCTGAAATCAGGGCCATGAGCAACTTGATACCTGTCCGACCTGCCGCTGAGGACTGGATGGCCGGGCGCCCtatgaagaaagaaagccGGAGGATCAAATCAGGCATGGGGATAGTTCGAGGATCGGACTGGGAGAAACGAAATCGGTCTTCAGAAATATCCCTTCCAGCACCAGGATCAATTGACTCGGCGCTTTCTTCAGACTCGGATTTCATGTCATTCAGGGTTTCTGCACTAGAGGCCCTAGCACCACGCCCCACAATACGCTGCACCACACATCCCAGGCTTGCTGGCGACGGCACCGGTCTTGCCAGGAAACCATCGCAACGACAGAATGACAACCGGAAATCGCCAGCCAACATCCCCGAGGCTACTCTCAAAGCCCATAAGCGGGTTGCCAACCTCGCTGATGACTTGAGTGCTAGCGACCTGCGGGAGCTCATGGAACGAGATCAacgaagaagagaaagaaaacgaCAACTTGAACAAGAGAAGATTGAAGCAAGACTTGCAAGGAGGGCAGAAAAGCAGCGGGCTGCTGAAGCTGCAGCTCAGGCACAGGGGAGAGACTCGCCTCCAAACTTGGAAAGAGGAGTGCTAGGTCGTGAGATTCCGGATTTGGGAGCCAATGCTACTTCTGCTGTTGTTACTTCGACTAGGATACGGGACTCTCAGGATCAGCTGCAAGAAGCCCAGGCAAAGCCCCTCAGCACCGACTGTGGTGATATTGCCATTGACGAACCGCGTGTGCCTCCTCTCTCCGCCTTTCACCGAGTTGACAGCATCCCATTGCAGACACCCGAACTACCACAGGCGCCGAAGGAAAAGCCTCTACCCCCACTAGCAAGCCCAAGATCCCGAAGCTCCTTCCTGCATGCTAAATTGCGGCGTTCAAAGTCACCACTCGGCTCAGAAACACGTACCGAAAACACGGAATCGCTGAAGAAAGGGTCAGAGACGAGTGGTTCTAAAGGCCCACTGTCCTGGGCCTCATTCTTCAGATGGGGCAAGAACAGGCGTCACTCTGCAGGCCCGTCGTCTTTCTCGAACACGTCGAGGGACTCTATGCAAACGTCTCAGATaccaaccccgccacctAATTTCATACCACGACGGGTCAGCTCAGGAGTACCGAAACGAACCATGTCTCGGTTCCGCGAAGACTTGCCAGAGTCTCCAATGTCACCACCGGACTCGAGAATCCAATCGCCAGAAGTTGACGTGATCCCCCCCATCGCTGAAACTTCACCTGATCTCCCACAGCCCGATGAGGATCCAGATCAGTTACCAACGCCTCCCGCCGAACGATATGATACTCCCATGACGGACCCCCGGTCATTTGAAGATATGCGCAACACCCCGTCTACAGTCAACCACCCGGATGAGCCTGCTGGTGTCTCGCCTGAACCTCAGGCCATGTCGCTAGCATCCATTGACTCTGAGGCTTCCTGGTTCTCAGGGGGAGCGTTGGCTAAGAAGCGGAAGTCGTCGAGTGTCCTGAAACGCGGCTCCCATGCGCAGCTACAGCGATACACGCCCGAATCTGACAGTGGGCGCTTACAAGAAAACGATCACGCCAACGAGGACATGGAAATCACGGAGGACGATTACTTGGCACGCCTTACCCCGTTGCAAAGCGAGAGGCCTGGTTGGAATAGAAAGTCAACCGGCGAAGCAAGGCCGTCGAGCgattgggaagaggaagcccACTGGGGCAGTGTCGGCCAGCAGCCCACTCTTGTCCATTCTCATACAGTTGGCAGGATGAAGAGTCGGGAGGGTCTCCTCAATAATTTTGGTGAGGATACGGCAAGCACCCATGAAGCAGAGGTACTCGGCGCTGAAAGTCCAGTTGACGAAGGCAACGGGCTGCAACGAGCTACAAGCATCAACCTCGGCAAAGGCCATGCAAGGCACATCAGCGCCGGGAGCGCGAGGCTGCTCTCCATAACACCCCGCTCATCAGTGGATGGTAGGCGCACAAGCCTGACGCTGAAGCGCATGAGCTCTTGA
- a CDS encoding hypothetical protein (EggNog:ENOG503PCNX; COG:S) produces MLNLKTISAGLVAGAAFASAQCTIPTTPLSDDIPSHFRIQVQNASRPEVHNKYMNLFEAGGGDQHLFIGPVGEPTYDFTLVDGVVFNVRKNIRLVIGGEWSEIDHTTKLFSTARPDPDAIFQPTYACNPDTGLLQVELRFVQWEGEPLGGHICVRHSFDGSHEFRYDPPGNTLIDVNRECIKVTLVVLPTLDGGPSTTFSTVTVSSTSSSSSVVPPSSSSTSTLTSTSTSTAPTSTSTSGVLPYTDMTSLGWRYIGCAPEERWTTDGPFRTLSGALLGSDTMTNEACMAFCGANGWAYAGTEWRRECWCGNSYAPTRQPLTTLVSLAKCDYRCSGDSGQFCGGDAWLSLYAKCPTGGPCENAVFT; encoded by the exons ATGTTGAACCTCAAGACCATCTCAGCGGGCCTCGTTGCCGGAGCCGCCTTCGCCTCGGCTCAGTGCACCATCCCTACTACGCCCCTCTCCGACGACATCCCCTCTCACTTCCGGATCCAGGTCCAAAATGCTAGCCGGCCTGAAGTGCACAACAAGTACATGAACTTGTTcgaagctggtggtggtgaccaGCATTTGTTCATCGGGCCAGTTGGCGAGCCCACATACGACTTCACGCTGGTGGATGGTGTCGTGTTCAACGTTCGGAAGAACATTCGTCTCGTCATTGGCGGAGAG TGGTCCGAAATCGATCACACCACCAAGCTGTTCTCGACTGCCCGTCCGGATCCTGACGCTATTTTCCAACCCACATATGCTTGCAACCCGGACACCGGCCTCCTTCAGGTCGAGCTGAGGTTCGTTCAGTGGGAGGGTGAACCTCTTGGTGGTCACATCTGTGTCCGCCACTCCTTCGACGGCTCTCACGAGTTCCGTTATGACCCGCCCGGCAACACTC TCATCGACGTCAACAGAGAGTGCATCAAGGTAACCTTGGtcgtcctccccaccctcgacGGCGGCCCAAGCACAACCTTTTCCACCGTGACAGTCAGctcgacctcgtcctcctcttccgtcgtgcctccttcctcgtcctcgacctcgaccttgaccagcaccagcacctccaccgcccccacctccacctccacctccggAGTTCTCCCCTACACCGACATGACCTCCCTCGGTTGGCGCTACATCGGCTGCGCCCCGGAGGAGCGCTGGACTACTGACGGCCCATTCCGCACACTGTCGGGTGCGCTGTTGGGGTCCGACACCATGACCAACGAGGCTTGCATGGCCTTCTGCGGCGCCAATGGTTGGGCGTATGCTGGTACCGAGTGGAGGCGCGAGTGCTGGTGCGGAAACAGCTATGCGCCGACCAGACAGCCTCTAACGACGCTTGTCAGTTTAGCCAAGTGTGATTACAGGTGCAGTGGTGACAGCGGCCAGTTctgcggtggtgatgcttggtTGAGCCTTTATGCCAAATGCCCTACTGGTGGGCCTTGCGAGAATGCTGTTTTCACATAA
- the TRX1 gene encoding thioredoxin trx1 (COG:O; EggNog:ENOG503P5A0) → MSFRLLARPATTTAFRSALRTTTRTSSPLQSLRPAFPQTTPTSSVTKPRAFTTTTPKMTVHIFETAGQFKEAVAAHPVVVVDAFATWCGPCKAIAPQIAKWAEDPEFKDKIYFCKFDVDHLPELAQELGIRAMPTFIFYKDGDRVDELMGANPPALLNLLRKYLGGSGAGASSGGEHPEPPSL, encoded by the exons atgtcatTCCGACTCCTCGCCCGCCCAGCTACCACCACAGCTTTCCGATCCGCTCTccgaacaacaacaagaacatcGTCACCATTACAATCACTGCGCCCTGCGTTccctcaaacaaccccaacatcctCCGTCACTAAACCAAGAGccttcacaaccacaacccccaaaatgACGGTCCACATCTTCGAAACAGCCGGCCAGTTCAAGGAGGCCGTCGCCGCccaccccgtcgtcgtcgtcgacgccTTCGCTACCTGGTGTGGCCCGTGCAAGGCCATCGCGCCCCAGATCGCAAA GTGGGCCGAGGACCCCGAGTTCAAGGACAAGATCTACTTTTGCAAGTTCGACGTCGACCACCTCCCCGAACTCGCTCAGGAGCTCGGCATCCGCGCCATGCCCACCTTCATCTTCTACAAGGACGGCGACCGCGTCGACGAGCTCATGGgcgccaacccccccgcgCTGCTGAACCTGCTTAGGAAGTACCTCGGTGGGAGCGGTGCTGGTGCTAGCAGTGGTGGGGAGCACCCTGAGCCTCCTTCGCTTTAA